In [Leptolyngbya] sp. PCC 7376, a genomic segment contains:
- a CDS encoding PBP1A family penicillin-binding protein, giving the protein MTQPNQQPPKTQIGQMVTQAINTMVSFGQQTLKPDARVPEIHVEGHTKPYPLVGDRHTGGRSRKNDIPIKNDTVSATHFSLSKDPNHPRHYIIQDEKSSNGLYINKRKTRSYPLRNGDVVYLAPPELAQAIKLTYRYKPPIWVQLIRYGLMGTGGFIGFICLLLAWQWSKFPLNPLPAGVTGPVVIFANDGETAINPVTTDSHREIQRLKDFSPYLRQGVLASEDARFYWHVGVDPIGIARAVKVALSKGNVSQGASTITQQVARSLFPAVGTEKTASRKLREMIVALKMETFFSKNEILSLYLNKVYLGVGQSGFEDAAQFYFDKSARNIDLVESATLIAMLPAPNAFNPIVNPEKSREQRNLVIDRMHKLGMITDQEQRQAKLTPIEDRLSEDARRALSNNAAPYFYSYVQQELTELLGEDALKMGNLYIETGLDLQMQRTAAKALEDSIDTDGAKVGYSQGAIATLNSDTGELLAMVGGKNYAESQFNRAVQAKRQPGSTFKVFGYGAAIAEGISPFTSFSCSPLNWQGQQYRGCERTSTGTTDMFRGIAQSENAIALRVAKEVGLKNVISFAQQLGIESDLNAAPGLVLGESEVTVLEMSGAYATFANGGTWHKPHAIRKIYDSSDCKGATIDSCYLLYDFSKRSDFRREQVISQSTAQTMTQMMQGVIQSGTAKVARLGLDEAGKTGTTNRNVDMWFVGYVPSQKLVTAVWLGNDDNTPTQGSSYYAAKLWGAYTNASF; this is encoded by the coding sequence ATGACTCAACCCAATCAACAACCTCCCAAGACTCAGATTGGACAAATGGTTACCCAAGCCATCAATACAATGGTGAGCTTTGGACAGCAAACCCTCAAGCCGGATGCCCGAGTTCCTGAAATTCATGTCGAAGGCCATACTAAACCCTATCCTCTCGTCGGCGATCGCCATACCGGAGGACGCAGCCGAAAAAACGATATTCCAATCAAAAACGATACCGTTAGCGCCACCCATTTTTCCCTGAGCAAAGACCCCAACCATCCGCGCCATTACATCATTCAAGACGAGAAGTCATCCAATGGCCTCTACATCAACAAACGTAAAACCCGCAGCTATCCCCTCCGCAATGGCGATGTCGTTTACCTAGCTCCTCCAGAACTCGCCCAGGCCATTAAACTGACCTATCGCTATAAACCACCCATTTGGGTACAACTGATTCGTTACGGGCTGATGGGCACAGGCGGTTTTATCGGTTTTATCTGTCTGCTGTTGGCATGGCAATGGTCAAAATTTCCGCTCAACCCTCTGCCCGCTGGCGTGACTGGTCCCGTTGTGATTTTTGCCAACGATGGTGAGACAGCCATTAATCCAGTCACCACCGATAGCCATCGCGAAATTCAACGACTGAAAGATTTTTCCCCCTATCTGCGCCAAGGCGTTTTAGCTTCCGAGGATGCCCGTTTTTATTGGCATGTGGGCGTTGATCCGATTGGCATTGCCAGAGCCGTCAAAGTTGCCCTCAGCAAAGGGAATGTTTCCCAAGGCGCAAGTACGATTACCCAGCAAGTTGCCCGTAGTTTATTTCCTGCAGTGGGTACAGAGAAAACGGCCAGTCGCAAGCTCCGGGAAATGATTGTTGCCCTCAAGATGGAAACCTTTTTCAGTAAAAATGAGATTTTATCGCTCTATCTGAATAAGGTTTATCTGGGCGTTGGCCAATCGGGTTTTGAAGACGCAGCACAATTTTATTTCGATAAATCTGCTCGCAATATTGATTTGGTTGAGTCGGCAACCTTGATCGCTATGCTGCCTGCTCCCAATGCCTTTAATCCGATTGTGAACCCCGAAAAATCCCGTGAACAACGTAATCTCGTAATCGACCGGATGCATAAACTTGGGATGATCACAGATCAAGAGCAACGCCAAGCAAAGTTAACGCCTATCGAAGATCGCCTCAGTGAGGATGCTCGCCGTGCGTTGTCGAATAATGCCGCCCCCTACTTTTACAGTTATGTGCAACAAGAACTAACGGAATTGCTTGGAGAAGATGCCCTCAAAATGGGCAATCTCTACATCGAGACAGGCCTAGATTTGCAGATGCAGCGCACAGCGGCAAAAGCACTTGAAGATTCCATTGACACAGACGGGGCAAAAGTCGGGTATTCCCAAGGGGCGATCGCCACCCTCAATAGTGACACAGGTGAATTACTTGCAATGGTCGGCGGTAAAAATTATGCCGAAAGCCAATTTAATCGGGCAGTGCAAGCTAAACGCCAACCCGGTTCTACCTTTAAAGTGTTTGGCTATGGGGCGGCGATCGCTGAAGGCATTTCCCCATTCACATCCTTCTCCTGTAGCCCTCTCAATTGGCAGGGACAACAATATCGTGGCTGTGAACGGACTAGCACAGGAACAACTGATATGTTTCGAGGTATTGCCCAATCTGAAAATGCGATCGCCCTCCGAGTAGCTAAAGAAGTCGGCTTAAAAAATGTAATCAGCTTTGCTCAACAACTAGGTATCGAATCAGACCTAAACGCTGCACCCGGTCTGGTTCTAGGAGAAAGCGAAGTTACCGTCCTAGAAATGAGCGGTGCCTACGCCACCTTCGCCAATGGTGGCACATGGCATAAGCCCCATGCCATTCGCAAAATTTATGACAGCAGTGACTGCAAAGGAGCAACTATCGACAGCTGCTACCTGCTCTATGACTTCAGCAAACGTTCTGACTTTCGGCGCGAACAAGTAATTTCCCAGAGCACAGCCCAAACCATGACCCAAATGATGCAGGGGGTTATCCAGAGCGGCACAGCTAAAGTCGCACGTCTTGGACTTGATGAGGCAGGAAAAACAGGCACCACCAATCGCAATGTCGATATGTGGTTTGTCGGCTATGTTCCGTCACAGAAACTCGTTACCGCAGTTTGGCTCGGCAATGACGATAACACGCCAACCCAAGGCAGTAGCTACTATGCTGCAAAACTATGGGGAGCCTATACAAACGCCTCGTTTTGA